The window GAGAAATATATTCCTCATTCAGTAATATCCAAACTTAAAAACTATGATCGTGTTGTTGTAGGCGGTTTAATCAAAGCTGGACATGATTCAAAAATTCTGTTTTTGAAGCGTTCAGAAGGCGAGTTCATGCCAAATGTATGGGAAATTCCTTCTGGTGGCATGGAGTATGATGAAGATATGCAGACAGCGCTTAGTCGTGAAATTACAGAAGAAACCGGAATGATAGTTATTGAAATTTCTGGTTTTGTCGGTGCGGTTGAGTACCAAGCAATTGGCCAAAGTTGTATTCAATTAAACTTCAATGTTTTATGCTCTGGTCATGTTTGTTTAAGTTCTGAGCACTCAGATTTTGCATGGTCTACTATTGAGTCATTCAAGGGTAATCTTGATGGTTTTATGTTGAGAACGTTCGGATTGCAATGAGTGACAAAAAAACTAGTCAAGGAGTTCTACAGTGTTAAATATTGCTTTAGAAGCCGCTAATACTGCTAGTAAATATTCACTAAAAGGCTTTTACGAAGCTGGTACATTTACAAGAAAAATAGATAACACCATTGTTACCGCTACAGATCTTAAAGTAGAAAATGTGATAAGAGAAGTACTTCAGGTGAAAACCCCACATATTTCTATTTTAGGGGAGGAGCTCGGAACAAATATTGAAGGTGAATTTTCTACCGGATGGATAATAGATCCTATTGATGGAACACGCGCATTTTTGTATGGCGTTCCATTATTTAGTACTTTGATTGCTTATGTTGAACGTGGCATCCCCCTTGTCGGTGTTATATCATTTCCCGCCATTGATACTATGTATTATGCATCGTTAGGAAACGGGTGTTGGTCTAAAAAAGGTGATCTTGCACCAAAACGGATATGTACTCAGATAAAAAAAACGAAAAAATTAAGTGAAGCTGTTGTTTCGATATCAGGAATTCACAGTACTAATTTTGATAGTAGAGAAGGTAACAAAGCTTACAATCTATCAAATGTCGTTAATTCTGCTCAAGATATGGTTTTTATAAATGATTGTTATCAGCATTCAATGGTAGCAACAGGAAGGATCGATTGTGCTATTGATACGTTAATGAAACCATGGGATATCGCTGCTATTTTACCTTGCCTTACTGAAGCTGGAGTTTATTATGCAAATATTAATGGTAATAAAACAAACGTGATCAATGGGGGAAGTTTGGTGTCAGCATCCTCCTCTGAGTTATTGGATGAAGTGATTGTAGCTTTAAACTTATGATACTGAACCTTGGCGCTATTTACTCAGCGTAATTTGCATAATATAGGGTATAGTGAAGCCAATGTAGTAGGCTATAGATACGGTTTTGTATTTTTATCATGAATTAAGGAGTCAGGATGAATCAGGTTGTTTATATTGCGAGCCCCGAGAGTCAGCAAATTCACGTGTGGTCGATGAATGAGGTTGGTGAACTTACTCTTTTACAAACGGTAAAAACACCGGGCCAAGTGCAACCTATGGTACTAAGCCATGATAAAAAACACCTTTATATTGGCGTGCGCCCGAATTTTCGCGTCGTAACCTATGAAATTGAAGAGAAAGGATTACTGCGTTTAAAAGCAGAAACATCCGTTCCGGGAACGCCAGTTCACTTATCATTGGATAACACGGGCAAATATTTATTTGTCCCTTCATACCATCAACACAACCTAGCGGTGCTGGCCATCAATGGCGAGGGTGTGCCAAATCAAGTCGTCCAAGTTATTGAAGGCTTGCGTAATCCACACTCTTCCCATGTCGATGTTGATAATCAACAGCTTTGGGTTCCTTGCTTGGGCGAAGACCATATCCGTTTATTCGATTTACATGAAAATGGTTATTTAACCGAAGCAACTGCGGATCAAATTACTACAGCAGCGAAATCAGGCCCTCGTCATCTGGCCTTCCATCCAAGTGAAAAAGTCATTTATTGTGTGAATGAGTTAGACTCAACGGTAGGCGTGTATCATAAATTTACTCGCTATCGTAATATGCAAACTTTGGCAAATTACCCATTAGGTAACGAAAGCCAGCGCTGGGCTGCCGATATCCATATTACGCCAGATGGCCGCCATTTGTATGTTAGTGAGCGCTCAGAAAGCTACCTCAGCCACTATCTGGTTTCTGATGACGGTTGCGAGCTAACATTAGAAGCACGCTACCCAACAGAGACGCACCCAAGGGGCTTTAATATTGATGCGACAGGCCGTTTTTTAATTTCGAGCGGGCAAAAGTCAGACCATATTTCAGTCTCTGAAATTGACCCAATTACGGGGAAATTGACGCAAATAGGAAGGTATAGGGTCGGGAAAGGTCCTATGTGGGTCATTTCAGTCATCCTTTGAGCCGTAACTGTGTTGGCTACGTTTACTAACCCTAGTCACATACTGGTGTATGCTCCTAGGGCTTAGTTTCACTTGCCGCCTTGTTACAGCTCAAATGATTTATGAAATACTCTAGATTAAAAATTCAGTTAGAATCACTTCGATTATCATTGAGTTTATCGTGCT is drawn from Providencia huaxiensis and contains these coding sequences:
- a CDS encoding NUDIX domain-containing protein; the encoded protein is MIEKYIPHSVISKLKNYDRVVVGGLIKAGHDSKILFLKRSEGEFMPNVWEIPSGGMEYDEDMQTALSREITEETGMIVIEISGFVGAVEYQAIGQSCIQLNFNVLCSGHVCLSSEHSDFAWSTIESFKGNLDGFMLRTFGLQ
- a CDS encoding inositol monophosphatase family protein, encoding MLNIALEAANTASKYSLKGFYEAGTFTRKIDNTIVTATDLKVENVIREVLQVKTPHISILGEELGTNIEGEFSTGWIIDPIDGTRAFLYGVPLFSTLIAYVERGIPLVGVISFPAIDTMYYASLGNGCWSKKGDLAPKRICTQIKKTKKLSEAVVSISGIHSTNFDSREGNKAYNLSNVVNSAQDMVFINDCYQHSMVATGRIDCAIDTLMKPWDIAAILPCLTEAGVYYANINGNKTNVINGGSLVSASSSELLDEVIVALNL
- the pgl gene encoding 6-phosphogluconolactonase produces the protein MNQVVYIASPESQQIHVWSMNEVGELTLLQTVKTPGQVQPMVLSHDKKHLYIGVRPNFRVVTYEIEEKGLLRLKAETSVPGTPVHLSLDNTGKYLFVPSYHQHNLAVLAINGEGVPNQVVQVIEGLRNPHSSHVDVDNQQLWVPCLGEDHIRLFDLHENGYLTEATADQITTAAKSGPRHLAFHPSEKVIYCVNELDSTVGVYHKFTRYRNMQTLANYPLGNESQRWAADIHITPDGRHLYVSERSESYLSHYLVSDDGCELTLEARYPTETHPRGFNIDATGRFLISSGQKSDHISVSEIDPITGKLTQIGRYRVGKGPMWVISVIL